A part of Dermacentor variabilis isolate Ectoservices chromosome 10, ASM5094787v1, whole genome shotgun sequence genomic DNA contains:
- the LOC142559555 gene encoding F-box/LRR-repeat protein 12-like — translation MHIDCLPDSLLLSIFRHLQFKDICKCSRVCHRWWRVTHDWSLRRVIDVTSQPLSALQLWRLIRHCADVNLVELRITSAKTDAFFEKRSQRLTAAAFRHLRDRCSSLKILHLTDTLMAARSDASVALSASDLAERLTHLSLRRSCIYPNTFFQNESERPAVSSLRFLDLANCIFLSRFALGSSEQFPFLRGLVLEGCYPVYDDGIFLVMPLIANLVLLDIERIYVGNRGVEMVILKGINLRYLFVGHTAFDGRAFETVWRLQGGRRALRLTHVCLRCTQVQELHLRKLVSMTPRLQWLAATSADMSTAARRRLERCLPRSCQYLELGPGNPESAPSCRHTATSEVLRANLHEEPTGNS, via the exons ATGCACATCGACTGCCTGCCGGACAGCCTCCTGCTGAGCATCTTCCGACATCTGCAGTTCAAGGACATATGCAAATGCTCACG CGTGTGCCACCGGTGGTGGCGGGTGACTCACGACTGGTCACTCCGGCGGGTGATCGATGTGACGTCGCAGCCGCTGTCGGCTCTGCAGCTGTGGCGCCTCATCCGCCACTGCGCCGACGTCAACCTCGTGGAGCTGAGGATAACGAGCGCCAAGACGGACGCCTTCTTCGAGAAGCGTTCACAGAGACTGACAGCGGCAGCGTTCAGACACCTCCGGGACCGCTGCTCGTCGCTCAAG ATCCTTCATCTAACAGACACCTTGATGGCGGCCCGAAGTGACGCCTCCGTGGCGCTGTCAGCCTCGGACCTCGCCGAGAGGCTCACGCACCTGTCGTTGCGGAGGTCCTGCATCTACCCCAACACGTTCTTTCAAAACGAGTCCGAACGCCCGGCGGTCAGCTCCCTGCGGTTCCTCGACCTGGCCAACTGCATCTTCCTGTCGCGGTTCGCCCTGGGATCGTCGGAGCAGTTTCCCTTCCTGCGCGGTCTGGTGCTCGAAGGCTGCTACCCAGTCTACGACGACGGCATTTTCCTGGTCATGCCGCTGATCGCCAACCTTGTCCTCCTGGACATCGAGCGCATCTACGTCGGCAACCGGGGCGTGGAGATGGTGATCCTTAAGGGCATTAACCTCCGGTACCTGTTCGTCGGCCACACGGCGTTCGACGGCAGGGCGTTCGAGACGGTCTGGCGCCTTCAGGGCGGTCGACGCGCGCTCCGCCTCACCCACGTCTGCCTCAGGTGCACGCAGGTGCAGGAGCTGCACCTGAGGAAGCTCGTGAGCATGACGCCCCGGCTGCAGTGGCTGGCCGCGACGAGTGCCGACATGTCGACTGCCGCGAGGCGGCGCTTGGAGCGGTGCCTGCCCCGTTCGTGCCAGTACCTGGAGCTGGGACCTGGCAACCCGGAAAGCGCGCCGTCTTGTCGACACACCGCGACCAGCGAGGTCCTCAGGGCGAACTTGCACGAGGAGCCCACTGGCAACTCTTGA